A window of Macrotis lagotis isolate mMagLag1 chromosome X, bilby.v1.9.chrom.fasta, whole genome shotgun sequence contains these coding sequences:
- the LOC141502654 gene encoding methyl-CpG-binding domain protein 1-like isoform X1 has protein sequence MAEDWLDCPVLGPGWKRRESFRKSGVTCGRSDTYYQSPTGERIRSKVELTRFLGPDCDLTCFDFKRGVLQYLPTKASPPKKKKRKVCPKKAESAPQQKQPPEPSRAQPAPICCESCGASISGDSPGRQRLRSLCKSCRAQRNAFNREQRMFKRVGCGDCKACWVTEDCGICSACVGQPPRSQCAQRRCLKIIKRSFGCGLCSGCQTKEDCGACRICERKGKPGLKRQWKCLQRRCLKKRIMKRPQGLAARKLPGRRRRGPVPSPPVLAGGPSSTVKDRPPSKLPRSQVRCLTRLPTVVTEVAPAKARGWQTGVTAASTARNISPKAKELKWGQGSPAPSKLCYSSRRQSRKCGVCAACRRGVDCGQCDFCQDKPKFGGCNQKRQKCRWRQCLQFAMKRLLPKARWDSPAVEGAALPLGRPRRRKGALVKRAKSGGLQGQRLVTEALSSGLEQKVLPVLSEELGPSFILPPGTDLVILQERERERGRGEGIPVFVPTTTPRGSLLPSPSCILLKEYECPGLGVFISSPQVKQEVESYGVQAPGAASPPPAGFSPGLPGKGANRAQLQHCLKQEEGLGRGEEEEPAKVVTPVIMEIYSLSGATPTATGPYERLDSVLQEFLVELNELPLPAHWEVLPPRGPDLCIIQRSPLSTMAAAVIHIQPGLYFHVVVQDVPVPPTHELYSAHPLRLTTVDEVVELICNLEAYHLCPGWPGNWKQGPRSPDCDVLVYEGRCQACCLKPCPSGCN, from the exons ATGGCTGAGGATTGGCTGGATTGCCCTGTGTTGGGCCCAGGCTGGAAGCGCCGGGAATCCTTTCGAAAATCTGGAGTAACCTGTGGGCGCTCAGACACCTATTATCAGAG CCCTACTGGAGAGCGGATCCGGAGTAAGGTGGAGTTGACCCGCTTCTTGGGCCCTGACTGTGACCTCACCTGCTTTGACTTCAAACGGGGTGTTCTCCAGTATTTACCTACCAAG GCATCCCctccaaagaagaagaagagaaaagtttGTCCCAAGAAGGCAGAGTCTGCCCCCCAACAGAAGCAGCCTCCAGAGCCCAGTCGAGCCCAGCCAGCCCCTAT ATGCTGTGAAAGCTGTGGAGCCAGCATCTCAGGGGACAGCCCTGGGCGGCAGCGTCTCAGGTCTCTGTGTAAAAGTTGTCGAG cCCAGAGAAATGCCTTCAACCGGGAGCAAAGAATGTTCAAG CGAGTGGGCTGTGGTGACTGCAAGGCCTGCTGGGTGACAGAGGACTGTGGCATCTGCTCTGCCTGCGTTGGGCAGCCCCCTCGAAGTCAGTGTGCCCAGCGTCGCTGCCTCAAGATCATTAAGAGG AGCTTCGGCTGTGGGCTCTGTTCTGGCTGTCAAACCAAGGAGGACTGTGGGGCCTGCCGGATTTGTGAGCGTAAAGGGAAACCTGGCCTCAAAAGGCAATGGAAATGTCTTCAGCGTCGCTGCCTCAAG AAGCGGATTATGAAGAGACCCCAAGGATTAGCTGCTAGGAAGCTCCCAGGCAGACGGCGCCGAGGCCCAGTACCATCACCTCCAGTTCTAGCTGGTGGCCCTTCCAGCACTGTTAAG GACAGGCCACCTTCAAAGCTTCCCAGGAGCCAGGTTCGATGTCTGACAAGGCTCCCCACAGTGGTGACA GAAGTGGCTCCTGCGAAGGCTCGGGGCTGGCAGACAGGCGTCACTGCAGCATCTACAGCA CGCAACATTAGTCCTAAGGCCAAAGAGCTCAAATGGGGCCAGGGCTCCCCTGCACCTTCCAAGCTG TGCTACTCCAGCCGCCGGCAGAGCCGCAAATGTGGGGTGTGTGCAGCGTGCCGGCGCGGTGTGGACTGTGGCCAGTGTGACTTCTGCCAGGACAAACCCAAATTTGGGGGCTGTAACCAGAAGCGTCAGAAATGCCGATGGAGGCAGTGTCTGCAGTTTGCCATG AAACGTCTGCTGCCTAAAGCCAGGTGGGACAGCCCTGCTGTAGAGGGGGCAGCTCTGCCTCTGGGCCGGCCACGCCGGAGGAAGGGTGCCTTGGTTAAGCGGGCCAAATCTGGGGGCCTCCAGGGCCAGAGGCTGGTCACTGAGGCACTCAGCAGTGGGCTTGAG CAGAAGGTTCTCCCTGTGCTTTCGGAGGAACTGGGTCCCAGCTTTATATTGCCCCCAGGGACTGACCTGGTCATCCTGCAGGAGCGGGAACGGGAGCGGGGGCGGGGTGAGGGCATTCCTGTATTTGTGCCCACTACCACACCCCGAGGCTCCCTGCTCCCTTCCCCCAGCTGCATCCTCCTTAAG GAGTATGAGTGTCCAGGCCTTGGAGTATTCATCTCATCTCCCCAAGTGAAGCAGGAGGTTGAGAGTTATGGGGTCCAAGCTCCTGGAGCTGCCTCCCCGCCTCCTGCAGGTTTCTCTCCTGGCCTCCCTGGCAAG ggaGCTAACAGGGCCCAACTACAACATTGTCTGAAACAAGAGGAAGGcttgggaaggggggaagaagaggagCCTGCAAAGGTAGTCACTCCTGTG atcatGGAGATTTATAGTCTGAGTGGAGCCACCCCGACAGCAACAGGACCCTATGAACGACTGGACAGTGTCCTACAAGAATTTTTGGTTGAGCTGAATGAGCTTCCCCTTCCTGCTCACTGGGAGGTCCTACCACCAAGAGGGCCAGACCTATGTATTATCCAGCGATCTCCGTTGTCCACCATGGCTGCAGCAGTCATTCACATCCAGCCAGGCCTCTACTTCCATGTGGTGGTGCAAGATGTCCCTGTCCCACCCACCCATGAGCTCTACTCTGCCCATCCATTGAGGCTTACCACTGTGGATGAGGTGGTAGAACTCATCTGCAACCTAGAAGCCTACCATCTGTGCCCTGGCTGGCCTGGCAACTGGAAACAGGGCCCACGTTCTCCAGACTGTGATGTTCTAGTATATGAGGGTCGCTGCCAGGCTTGTTGCCTGAAGCCATGCCCCTCAGGGTGCAACTAA
- the LOC141502654 gene encoding methyl-CpG-binding domain protein 1-like isoform X8, which yields MAEDWLDCPVLGPGWKRRESFRKSGVTCGRSDTYYQSPTGERIRSKVELTRFLGPDCDLTCFDFKRGVLQYLPTKASPPKKKKRKVCPKKAESAPQQKQPPEPSRAQPAPICCESCGASISGDSPGRQRLRSLCKSCRAQRNAFNREQRMFKRVGCGDCKACWVTEDCGICSACVGQPPRSQCAQRRCLKIIKRSFGCGLCSGCQTKEDCGACRICERKGKPGLKRQWKCLQRRCLKKRIMKRPQGLAARKLPGRRRRGPVPSPPVLAGGPSSTVKDRPPSKLPRSQVRCLTRLPTVVTEVAPAKARGWQTGVTAASTARNISPKAKELKWGQGSPAPSKLKVLPVLSEELGPSFILPPGTDLVILQERERERGRGEGIPVFVPTTTPRGSLLPSPSCILLKEYECPGLGVFISSPQVKQEVESYGVQAPGAASPPPAGFSPGLPGKGANRAQLQHCLKQEEGLGRGEEEEPAKVVTPVIMEIYSLSGATPTATGPYERLDSVLQEFLVELNELPLPAHWEVLPPRGPDLCIIQRSPLSTMAAAVIHIQPGLYFHVVVQDVPVPPTHELYSAHPLRLTTVDEVVELICNLEAYHLCPGWPGNWKQGPRSPDCDVLVYEGRCQACCLKPCPSGCN from the exons ATGGCTGAGGATTGGCTGGATTGCCCTGTGTTGGGCCCAGGCTGGAAGCGCCGGGAATCCTTTCGAAAATCTGGAGTAACCTGTGGGCGCTCAGACACCTATTATCAGAG CCCTACTGGAGAGCGGATCCGGAGTAAGGTGGAGTTGACCCGCTTCTTGGGCCCTGACTGTGACCTCACCTGCTTTGACTTCAAACGGGGTGTTCTCCAGTATTTACCTACCAAG GCATCCCctccaaagaagaagaagagaaaagtttGTCCCAAGAAGGCAGAGTCTGCCCCCCAACAGAAGCAGCCTCCAGAGCCCAGTCGAGCCCAGCCAGCCCCTAT ATGCTGTGAAAGCTGTGGAGCCAGCATCTCAGGGGACAGCCCTGGGCGGCAGCGTCTCAGGTCTCTGTGTAAAAGTTGTCGAG cCCAGAGAAATGCCTTCAACCGGGAGCAAAGAATGTTCAAG CGAGTGGGCTGTGGTGACTGCAAGGCCTGCTGGGTGACAGAGGACTGTGGCATCTGCTCTGCCTGCGTTGGGCAGCCCCCTCGAAGTCAGTGTGCCCAGCGTCGCTGCCTCAAGATCATTAAGAGG AGCTTCGGCTGTGGGCTCTGTTCTGGCTGTCAAACCAAGGAGGACTGTGGGGCCTGCCGGATTTGTGAGCGTAAAGGGAAACCTGGCCTCAAAAGGCAATGGAAATGTCTTCAGCGTCGCTGCCTCAAG AAGCGGATTATGAAGAGACCCCAAGGATTAGCTGCTAGGAAGCTCCCAGGCAGACGGCGCCGAGGCCCAGTACCATCACCTCCAGTTCTAGCTGGTGGCCCTTCCAGCACTGTTAAG GACAGGCCACCTTCAAAGCTTCCCAGGAGCCAGGTTCGATGTCTGACAAGGCTCCCCACAGTGGTGACA GAAGTGGCTCCTGCGAAGGCTCGGGGCTGGCAGACAGGCGTCACTGCAGCATCTACAGCA CGCAACATTAGTCCTAAGGCCAAAGAGCTCAAATGGGGCCAGGGCTCCCCTGCACCTTCCAAGCTG AAGGTTCTCCCTGTGCTTTCGGAGGAACTGGGTCCCAGCTTTATATTGCCCCCAGGGACTGACCTGGTCATCCTGCAGGAGCGGGAACGGGAGCGGGGGCGGGGTGAGGGCATTCCTGTATTTGTGCCCACTACCACACCCCGAGGCTCCCTGCTCCCTTCCCCCAGCTGCATCCTCCTTAAG GAGTATGAGTGTCCAGGCCTTGGAGTATTCATCTCATCTCCCCAAGTGAAGCAGGAGGTTGAGAGTTATGGGGTCCAAGCTCCTGGAGCTGCCTCCCCGCCTCCTGCAGGTTTCTCTCCTGGCCTCCCTGGCAAG ggaGCTAACAGGGCCCAACTACAACATTGTCTGAAACAAGAGGAAGGcttgggaaggggggaagaagaggagCCTGCAAAGGTAGTCACTCCTGTG atcatGGAGATTTATAGTCTGAGTGGAGCCACCCCGACAGCAACAGGACCCTATGAACGACTGGACAGTGTCCTACAAGAATTTTTGGTTGAGCTGAATGAGCTTCCCCTTCCTGCTCACTGGGAGGTCCTACCACCAAGAGGGCCAGACCTATGTATTATCCAGCGATCTCCGTTGTCCACCATGGCTGCAGCAGTCATTCACATCCAGCCAGGCCTCTACTTCCATGTGGTGGTGCAAGATGTCCCTGTCCCACCCACCCATGAGCTCTACTCTGCCCATCCATTGAGGCTTACCACTGTGGATGAGGTGGTAGAACTCATCTGCAACCTAGAAGCCTACCATCTGTGCCCTGGCTGGCCTGGCAACTGGAAACAGGGCCCACGTTCTCCAGACTGTGATGTTCTAGTATATGAGGGTCGCTGCCAGGCTTGTTGCCTGAAGCCATGCCCCTCAGGGTGCAACTAA
- the LOC141502654 gene encoding methyl-CpG-binding domain protein 1-like isoform X7 — MAEDWLDCPVLGPGWKRRESFRKSGVTCGRSDTYYQSPTGERIRSKVELTRFLGPDCDLTCFDFKRGVLQYLPTKASPPKKKKRKVCPKKAESAPQQKQPPEPSRAQPAPICCESCGASISGDSPGRQRLRSLCKSCRAQRNAFNREQRMFKRVGCGDCKACWVTEDCGICSACVGQPPRSQCAQRRCLKIIKRSFGCGLCSGCQTKEDCGACRICERKGKPGLKRQWKCLQRRCLKKRIMKRPQGLAARKLPGRRRRGPVPSPPVLAGGPSSTVKDRPPSKLPRSQVRCLTRLPTVVTEVAPAKARGWQTGVTAASTARNISPKAKELKWGQGSPAPSKLQKVLPVLSEELGPSFILPPGTDLVILQERERERGRGEGIPVFVPTTTPRGSLLPSPSCILLKEYECPGLGVFISSPQVKQEVESYGVQAPGAASPPPAGFSPGLPGKGANRAQLQHCLKQEEGLGRGEEEEPAKVVTPVIMEIYSLSGATPTATGPYERLDSVLQEFLVELNELPLPAHWEVLPPRGPDLCIIQRSPLSTMAAAVIHIQPGLYFHVVVQDVPVPPTHELYSAHPLRLTTVDEVVELICNLEAYHLCPGWPGNWKQGPRSPDCDVLVYEGRCQACCLKPCPSGCN, encoded by the exons ATGGCTGAGGATTGGCTGGATTGCCCTGTGTTGGGCCCAGGCTGGAAGCGCCGGGAATCCTTTCGAAAATCTGGAGTAACCTGTGGGCGCTCAGACACCTATTATCAGAG CCCTACTGGAGAGCGGATCCGGAGTAAGGTGGAGTTGACCCGCTTCTTGGGCCCTGACTGTGACCTCACCTGCTTTGACTTCAAACGGGGTGTTCTCCAGTATTTACCTACCAAG GCATCCCctccaaagaagaagaagagaaaagtttGTCCCAAGAAGGCAGAGTCTGCCCCCCAACAGAAGCAGCCTCCAGAGCCCAGTCGAGCCCAGCCAGCCCCTAT ATGCTGTGAAAGCTGTGGAGCCAGCATCTCAGGGGACAGCCCTGGGCGGCAGCGTCTCAGGTCTCTGTGTAAAAGTTGTCGAG cCCAGAGAAATGCCTTCAACCGGGAGCAAAGAATGTTCAAG CGAGTGGGCTGTGGTGACTGCAAGGCCTGCTGGGTGACAGAGGACTGTGGCATCTGCTCTGCCTGCGTTGGGCAGCCCCCTCGAAGTCAGTGTGCCCAGCGTCGCTGCCTCAAGATCATTAAGAGG AGCTTCGGCTGTGGGCTCTGTTCTGGCTGTCAAACCAAGGAGGACTGTGGGGCCTGCCGGATTTGTGAGCGTAAAGGGAAACCTGGCCTCAAAAGGCAATGGAAATGTCTTCAGCGTCGCTGCCTCAAG AAGCGGATTATGAAGAGACCCCAAGGATTAGCTGCTAGGAAGCTCCCAGGCAGACGGCGCCGAGGCCCAGTACCATCACCTCCAGTTCTAGCTGGTGGCCCTTCCAGCACTGTTAAG GACAGGCCACCTTCAAAGCTTCCCAGGAGCCAGGTTCGATGTCTGACAAGGCTCCCCACAGTGGTGACA GAAGTGGCTCCTGCGAAGGCTCGGGGCTGGCAGACAGGCGTCACTGCAGCATCTACAGCA CGCAACATTAGTCCTAAGGCCAAAGAGCTCAAATGGGGCCAGGGCTCCCCTGCACCTTCCAAGCTG CAGAAGGTTCTCCCTGTGCTTTCGGAGGAACTGGGTCCCAGCTTTATATTGCCCCCAGGGACTGACCTGGTCATCCTGCAGGAGCGGGAACGGGAGCGGGGGCGGGGTGAGGGCATTCCTGTATTTGTGCCCACTACCACACCCCGAGGCTCCCTGCTCCCTTCCCCCAGCTGCATCCTCCTTAAG GAGTATGAGTGTCCAGGCCTTGGAGTATTCATCTCATCTCCCCAAGTGAAGCAGGAGGTTGAGAGTTATGGGGTCCAAGCTCCTGGAGCTGCCTCCCCGCCTCCTGCAGGTTTCTCTCCTGGCCTCCCTGGCAAG ggaGCTAACAGGGCCCAACTACAACATTGTCTGAAACAAGAGGAAGGcttgggaaggggggaagaagaggagCCTGCAAAGGTAGTCACTCCTGTG atcatGGAGATTTATAGTCTGAGTGGAGCCACCCCGACAGCAACAGGACCCTATGAACGACTGGACAGTGTCCTACAAGAATTTTTGGTTGAGCTGAATGAGCTTCCCCTTCCTGCTCACTGGGAGGTCCTACCACCAAGAGGGCCAGACCTATGTATTATCCAGCGATCTCCGTTGTCCACCATGGCTGCAGCAGTCATTCACATCCAGCCAGGCCTCTACTTCCATGTGGTGGTGCAAGATGTCCCTGTCCCACCCACCCATGAGCTCTACTCTGCCCATCCATTGAGGCTTACCACTGTGGATGAGGTGGTAGAACTCATCTGCAACCTAGAAGCCTACCATCTGTGCCCTGGCTGGCCTGGCAACTGGAAACAGGGCCCACGTTCTCCAGACTGTGATGTTCTAGTATATGAGGGTCGCTGCCAGGCTTGTTGCCTGAAGCCATGCCCCTCAGGGTGCAACTAA
- the LOC141502654 gene encoding methyl-CpG-binding domain protein 1-like isoform X9 — translation MAEDWLDCPVLGPGWKRRESFRKSGVTCGRSDTYYQSPTGERIRSKVELTRFLGPDCDLTCFDFKRGVLQYLPTKASPPKKKKRKVCPKKAESAPQQKQPPEPSRAQPAPICCESCGASISGDSPGRQRLRSLCKSCRAQRNAFNREQRMFKRVGCGDCKACWVTEDCGICSACVGQPPRSQCAQRRCLKIIKRSFGCGLCSGCQTKEDCGACRICERKGKPGLKRQWKCLQRRCLKKRIMKRPQGLAARKLPGRRRRGPVPSPPVLAGGPSSTVKRNISPKAKELKWGQGSPAPSKLQKVLPVLSEELGPSFILPPGTDLVILQERERERGRGEGIPVFVPTTTPRGSLLPSPSCILLKEYECPGLGVFISSPQVKQEVESYGVQAPGAASPPPAGFSPGLPGKGANRAQLQHCLKQEEGLGRGEEEEPAKVVTPVIMEIYSLSGATPTATGPYERLDSVLQEFLVELNELPLPAHWEVLPPRGPDLCIIQRSPLSTMAAAVIHIQPGLYFHVVVQDVPVPPTHELYSAHPLRLTTVDEVVELICNLEAYHLCPGWPGNWKQGPRSPDCDVLVYEGRCQACCLKPCPSGCN, via the exons ATGGCTGAGGATTGGCTGGATTGCCCTGTGTTGGGCCCAGGCTGGAAGCGCCGGGAATCCTTTCGAAAATCTGGAGTAACCTGTGGGCGCTCAGACACCTATTATCAGAG CCCTACTGGAGAGCGGATCCGGAGTAAGGTGGAGTTGACCCGCTTCTTGGGCCCTGACTGTGACCTCACCTGCTTTGACTTCAAACGGGGTGTTCTCCAGTATTTACCTACCAAG GCATCCCctccaaagaagaagaagagaaaagtttGTCCCAAGAAGGCAGAGTCTGCCCCCCAACAGAAGCAGCCTCCAGAGCCCAGTCGAGCCCAGCCAGCCCCTAT ATGCTGTGAAAGCTGTGGAGCCAGCATCTCAGGGGACAGCCCTGGGCGGCAGCGTCTCAGGTCTCTGTGTAAAAGTTGTCGAG cCCAGAGAAATGCCTTCAACCGGGAGCAAAGAATGTTCAAG CGAGTGGGCTGTGGTGACTGCAAGGCCTGCTGGGTGACAGAGGACTGTGGCATCTGCTCTGCCTGCGTTGGGCAGCCCCCTCGAAGTCAGTGTGCCCAGCGTCGCTGCCTCAAGATCATTAAGAGG AGCTTCGGCTGTGGGCTCTGTTCTGGCTGTCAAACCAAGGAGGACTGTGGGGCCTGCCGGATTTGTGAGCGTAAAGGGAAACCTGGCCTCAAAAGGCAATGGAAATGTCTTCAGCGTCGCTGCCTCAAG AAGCGGATTATGAAGAGACCCCAAGGATTAGCTGCTAGGAAGCTCCCAGGCAGACGGCGCCGAGGCCCAGTACCATCACCTCCAGTTCTAGCTGGTGGCCCTTCCAGCACTGTTAAG CGCAACATTAGTCCTAAGGCCAAAGAGCTCAAATGGGGCCAGGGCTCCCCTGCACCTTCCAAGCTG CAGAAGGTTCTCCCTGTGCTTTCGGAGGAACTGGGTCCCAGCTTTATATTGCCCCCAGGGACTGACCTGGTCATCCTGCAGGAGCGGGAACGGGAGCGGGGGCGGGGTGAGGGCATTCCTGTATTTGTGCCCACTACCACACCCCGAGGCTCCCTGCTCCCTTCCCCCAGCTGCATCCTCCTTAAG GAGTATGAGTGTCCAGGCCTTGGAGTATTCATCTCATCTCCCCAAGTGAAGCAGGAGGTTGAGAGTTATGGGGTCCAAGCTCCTGGAGCTGCCTCCCCGCCTCCTGCAGGTTTCTCTCCTGGCCTCCCTGGCAAG ggaGCTAACAGGGCCCAACTACAACATTGTCTGAAACAAGAGGAAGGcttgggaaggggggaagaagaggagCCTGCAAAGGTAGTCACTCCTGTG atcatGGAGATTTATAGTCTGAGTGGAGCCACCCCGACAGCAACAGGACCCTATGAACGACTGGACAGTGTCCTACAAGAATTTTTGGTTGAGCTGAATGAGCTTCCCCTTCCTGCTCACTGGGAGGTCCTACCACCAAGAGGGCCAGACCTATGTATTATCCAGCGATCTCCGTTGTCCACCATGGCTGCAGCAGTCATTCACATCCAGCCAGGCCTCTACTTCCATGTGGTGGTGCAAGATGTCCCTGTCCCACCCACCCATGAGCTCTACTCTGCCCATCCATTGAGGCTTACCACTGTGGATGAGGTGGTAGAACTCATCTGCAACCTAGAAGCCTACCATCTGTGCCCTGGCTGGCCTGGCAACTGGAAACAGGGCCCACGTTCTCCAGACTGTGATGTTCTAGTATATGAGGGTCGCTGCCAGGCTTGTTGCCTGAAGCCATGCCCCTCAGGGTGCAACTAA
- the LOC141502654 gene encoding methyl-CpG-binding domain protein 1-like isoform X10 has product MAEDWLDCPVLGPGWKRRESFRKSGVTCGRSDTYYQSPTGERIRSKVELTRFLGPDCDLTCFDFKRGVLQYLPTKASPPKKKKRKVCPKKAESAPQQKQPPEPSRAQPAPICCESCGASISGDSPGRQRLRSLCKSCRAQRNAFNREQRMFKRVGCGDCKACWVTEDCGICSACVGQPPRSQCAQRRCLKIIKRSFGCGLCSGCQTKEDCGACRICERKGKPGLKRQWKCLQRRCLKKRIMKRPQGLAARKLPGRRRRGPVPSPPVLAGGPSSTVKRNISPKAKELKWGQGSPAPSKLKVLPVLSEELGPSFILPPGTDLVILQERERERGRGEGIPVFVPTTTPRGSLLPSPSCILLKEYECPGLGVFISSPQVKQEVESYGVQAPGAASPPPAGFSPGLPGKGANRAQLQHCLKQEEGLGRGEEEEPAKVVTPVIMEIYSLSGATPTATGPYERLDSVLQEFLVELNELPLPAHWEVLPPRGPDLCIIQRSPLSTMAAAVIHIQPGLYFHVVVQDVPVPPTHELYSAHPLRLTTVDEVVELICNLEAYHLCPGWPGNWKQGPRSPDCDVLVYEGRCQACCLKPCPSGCN; this is encoded by the exons ATGGCTGAGGATTGGCTGGATTGCCCTGTGTTGGGCCCAGGCTGGAAGCGCCGGGAATCCTTTCGAAAATCTGGAGTAACCTGTGGGCGCTCAGACACCTATTATCAGAG CCCTACTGGAGAGCGGATCCGGAGTAAGGTGGAGTTGACCCGCTTCTTGGGCCCTGACTGTGACCTCACCTGCTTTGACTTCAAACGGGGTGTTCTCCAGTATTTACCTACCAAG GCATCCCctccaaagaagaagaagagaaaagtttGTCCCAAGAAGGCAGAGTCTGCCCCCCAACAGAAGCAGCCTCCAGAGCCCAGTCGAGCCCAGCCAGCCCCTAT ATGCTGTGAAAGCTGTGGAGCCAGCATCTCAGGGGACAGCCCTGGGCGGCAGCGTCTCAGGTCTCTGTGTAAAAGTTGTCGAG cCCAGAGAAATGCCTTCAACCGGGAGCAAAGAATGTTCAAG CGAGTGGGCTGTGGTGACTGCAAGGCCTGCTGGGTGACAGAGGACTGTGGCATCTGCTCTGCCTGCGTTGGGCAGCCCCCTCGAAGTCAGTGTGCCCAGCGTCGCTGCCTCAAGATCATTAAGAGG AGCTTCGGCTGTGGGCTCTGTTCTGGCTGTCAAACCAAGGAGGACTGTGGGGCCTGCCGGATTTGTGAGCGTAAAGGGAAACCTGGCCTCAAAAGGCAATGGAAATGTCTTCAGCGTCGCTGCCTCAAG AAGCGGATTATGAAGAGACCCCAAGGATTAGCTGCTAGGAAGCTCCCAGGCAGACGGCGCCGAGGCCCAGTACCATCACCTCCAGTTCTAGCTGGTGGCCCTTCCAGCACTGTTAAG CGCAACATTAGTCCTAAGGCCAAAGAGCTCAAATGGGGCCAGGGCTCCCCTGCACCTTCCAAGCTG AAGGTTCTCCCTGTGCTTTCGGAGGAACTGGGTCCCAGCTTTATATTGCCCCCAGGGACTGACCTGGTCATCCTGCAGGAGCGGGAACGGGAGCGGGGGCGGGGTGAGGGCATTCCTGTATTTGTGCCCACTACCACACCCCGAGGCTCCCTGCTCCCTTCCCCCAGCTGCATCCTCCTTAAG GAGTATGAGTGTCCAGGCCTTGGAGTATTCATCTCATCTCCCCAAGTGAAGCAGGAGGTTGAGAGTTATGGGGTCCAAGCTCCTGGAGCTGCCTCCCCGCCTCCTGCAGGTTTCTCTCCTGGCCTCCCTGGCAAG ggaGCTAACAGGGCCCAACTACAACATTGTCTGAAACAAGAGGAAGGcttgggaaggggggaagaagaggagCCTGCAAAGGTAGTCACTCCTGTG atcatGGAGATTTATAGTCTGAGTGGAGCCACCCCGACAGCAACAGGACCCTATGAACGACTGGACAGTGTCCTACAAGAATTTTTGGTTGAGCTGAATGAGCTTCCCCTTCCTGCTCACTGGGAGGTCCTACCACCAAGAGGGCCAGACCTATGTATTATCCAGCGATCTCCGTTGTCCACCATGGCTGCAGCAGTCATTCACATCCAGCCAGGCCTCTACTTCCATGTGGTGGTGCAAGATGTCCCTGTCCCACCCACCCATGAGCTCTACTCTGCCCATCCATTGAGGCTTACCACTGTGGATGAGGTGGTAGAACTCATCTGCAACCTAGAAGCCTACCATCTGTGCCCTGGCTGGCCTGGCAACTGGAAACAGGGCCCACGTTCTCCAGACTGTGATGTTCTAGTATATGAGGGTCGCTGCCAGGCTTGTTGCCTGAAGCCATGCCCCTCAGGGTGCAACTAA